One genomic region from Thermodesulfobacteriota bacterium encodes:
- the rplU gene encoding 50S ribosomal protein L21 — protein sequence MYAVIKTGGKQYKVSSGDTVRVEKLAGNVGDAVTLSDVLLVAKEGDIKIGQPTVAGAQVTGKIVDQARADKIMVFKKKRRKGYSKKQGHRQPYTALKIEDIQF from the coding sequence ATGTACGCAGTAATAAAAACGGGCGGTAAGCAATACAAAGTCAGTTCCGGCGATACCGTGCGTGTAGAAAAGTTGGCCGGGAATGTAGGAGATGCGGTGACCCTTTCGGACGTGCTTCTCGTCGCTAAGGAAGGTGATATAAAGATCGGACAGCCAACCGTAGCCGGGGCACAGGTCACGGGTAAGATCGTCGATCAGGCCAGGGCCGACAAGATAATGGTTTTTAAGAAGAAGCGCCGCAAGGGTTACAGCAAAAAACAGGGGCATCGTCAGCCTTATACGGCCCTGAAGATCGAAGATATTCAATTTTAA
- the rpmA gene encoding 50S ribosomal protein L27 gives MAHKKAGGSSRNGRDSAGQRRGVKRFAGQVVKAGNIIVRQLGTRIHPGQNVGTGKDYTLFALIDGLVTFERLGKTKRKVSVYPLPETTH, from the coding sequence ATGGCACATAAAAAGGCAGGGGGAAGCTCCAGGAATGGACGTGATAGCGCCGGTCAGAGGCGTGGCGTAAAAAGGTTTGCCGGCCAGGTCGTGAAGGCAGGCAACATTATTGTCCGCCAGTTGGGCACCAGGATCCATCCGGGACAAAATGTAGGCACAGGCAAGGACTATACACTTTTTGCCCTGATCGATGGTCTGGTGACCTTTGAACGGTTGGGCAAGACTAAAAGAAAGGTCAGCGTCTATCCATTGCCAGAAACCACCCACTAA